In the Flavobacterium pallidum genome, one interval contains:
- a CDS encoding FG-GAP-like repeat-containing protein: protein MKKNCSKRKPSGFDISLKMLAITAFLFIQHSYAQNSCATALPITAGFYTIDAINGVNIIGTTCSNASQAEWFAYTPTANYSVTVSSDLPQNICGDTNFSVYTGTCGGLNCYTKDDDSGVLPCNLPPNSSYLSKKTFDVMAGVTYYIAWDNKYNTNGLDFELTEAPFIPSPCYTAVPVTAGTTTVTAINGSNVNTSCSTASMANWYAYTPTQDYFLTITSDLPQNICKNTFFAVYKGSCSGGLTCVTSDDNSGNIACNSGNTLSNLSMKSFNVTAGTLYYIAWDNRGGNDGFDFQIIESPTPCSSAIPVTAGTYTVDAIDSTNMTTSCSTATLGKWYKYVPSQDYHVTISSDLQQNICKDTNFNVYKGSCSTTLTCVTSDDNSGVIACDSGNTLSNLSKKTFDVVGGVTYYIAWDNKWSTAGFDFQISEAEIVVPVNFTSQTIATINSSYNICVADMNGDFLDDIVGVSTNMLRTNYQNADGTFTLATFSVPGSTNQPSWSMAAGDLNKDGYNDLLLGGIDGLTFWESNDTGTAYTSDTPGQYIFCQRTNFVDIDNDGNLDAFSCHDVQRNVYYMNDGNANMTYYQSGTTPGAYNLGLTTTGGNYASLWTDYDNDGDVDLFISKCSGPPCELHRNDGNGVFTDVSVQAGISYQPVTSWSSALGDYDNDGDIDILIGKNGGVQARLYRNDLDKTNNTEEPFANVTAGSGWDTDTTNNTDYVTYDFDNDGWLDIFGTGGKIMFNQHDMSFLPTYYNSLNPGPIGDLNNDGFLDIQNGNTIRYGVPNGNHWIKVGLRGQESNSNGIAARVEIYGVWGKQIRDIRAGEGFEFMNSLNAHFGIGSATAIDKLVVIWPSGTVDVINNPAIDAMVTINEGAFPLAITEAGNDAFMIYPNPAYDIINIKSKSSAAIIKAEIYDLTGKMVLRKESVNNAISVNTLAAGTYIMKVLDVNGQQYTHKFVKF, encoded by the coding sequence ATGAAAAAAAATTGTTCCAAAAGGAAACCCTCAGGTTTTGACATTTCCTTAAAAATGCTGGCCATCACTGCCTTTTTATTTATCCAGCATTCTTACGCACAAAACAGTTGTGCCACTGCACTTCCCATTACTGCGGGATTTTACACAATCGATGCCATTAACGGCGTTAACATTATCGGTACAACCTGCTCCAATGCCTCACAGGCGGAATGGTTTGCTTATACCCCGACTGCCAATTACAGCGTTACCGTTTCTTCTGATTTACCACAAAATATATGCGGAGACACGAATTTCAGTGTTTATACGGGAACCTGCGGCGGATTGAACTGCTATACCAAGGATGATGATTCGGGGGTGCTGCCCTGCAACCTTCCACCGAATTCATCATATCTTTCCAAAAAGACATTCGATGTCATGGCGGGTGTCACTTATTACATCGCCTGGGATAACAAATACAACACCAATGGTCTTGATTTTGAGCTCACCGAAGCGCCATTTATACCAAGTCCGTGCTACACCGCCGTCCCTGTAACTGCAGGTACTACTACGGTCACGGCAATCAACGGTTCGAATGTAAACACTTCCTGTTCCACCGCTTCTATGGCAAACTGGTACGCCTACACCCCAACACAGGATTATTTTCTGACAATCACTTCCGATTTACCGCAGAACATTTGCAAGAACACCTTTTTCGCCGTTTATAAAGGCTCCTGCTCGGGCGGACTGACTTGCGTCACAAGCGATGACAATTCCGGAAATATTGCCTGTAATTCAGGGAATACGCTTTCAAACCTTTCGATGAAATCATTTAACGTTACTGCCGGGACCCTTTATTATATTGCATGGGACAACAGAGGCGGTAACGACGGTTTTGACTTCCAGATCATCGAATCACCTACTCCGTGTTCCAGCGCTATCCCGGTCACGGCCGGAACCTACACTGTTGATGCCATCGACAGCACCAATATGACCACAAGCTGTTCGACAGCTACTCTGGGAAAATGGTACAAATACGTGCCGTCACAGGATTATCATGTAACAATCAGTTCGGATTTGCAGCAAAATATCTGCAAAGACACCAATTTCAACGTATACAAGGGAAGTTGTTCTACAACACTTACCTGTGTGACCAGCGACGACAATTCAGGAGTAATTGCCTGTGATTCGGGAAATACGCTTTCCAATCTTTCTAAAAAAACGTTTGATGTCGTAGGTGGCGTCACTTATTATATCGCGTGGGATAATAAATGGAGTACAGCTGGTTTCGATTTCCAGATTTCAGAAGCAGAAATTGTTGTCCCTGTCAATTTCACATCCCAGACCATTGCTACAATCAACAGCTCCTATAATATTTGCGTTGCCGATATGAATGGCGATTTCCTTGACGATATCGTAGGCGTAAGTACCAATATGCTCAGGACAAATTACCAAAATGCGGATGGCACGTTCACGCTGGCGACTTTTTCAGTTCCCGGAAGCACTAACCAGCCTTCATGGAGTATGGCTGCAGGTGATTTGAATAAGGATGGCTACAACGATTTGCTGCTGGGTGGGATTGACGGACTTACTTTCTGGGAATCAAATGACACCGGAACAGCATATACCAGCGATACGCCGGGACAATATATTTTCTGCCAAAGGACTAATTTCGTCGACATCGACAATGACGGCAACCTCGATGCCTTTTCCTGCCACGATGTACAGCGTAATGTATATTATATGAATGACGGCAATGCAAATATGACTTATTATCAATCAGGTACAACTCCCGGGGCATACAATTTAGGACTCACAACAACCGGCGGAAATTATGCTTCTTTATGGACAGATTATGACAACGACGGAGACGTGGATCTTTTTATCTCAAAATGCTCAGGACCACCATGTGAATTACACCGAAACGATGGAAATGGTGTCTTTACCGATGTTTCCGTACAGGCAGGCATCAGCTATCAGCCAGTAACAAGCTGGTCATCAGCACTGGGTGACTATGACAATGATGGCGACATCGATATTCTGATTGGCAAAAACGGCGGTGTGCAGGCAAGGCTCTACAGGAACGATTTAGATAAAACAAATAATACCGAAGAACCTTTCGCTAACGTCACTGCGGGTTCCGGTTGGGATACAGATACCACCAACAACACCGATTATGTAACCTATGATTTTGATAATGACGGATGGCTGGATATTTTCGGGACCGGTGGAAAAATCATGTTCAACCAACACGATATGTCTTTCCTTCCGACTTATTATAATTCCTTGAATCCGGGACCAATCGGTGACCTGAACAATGACGGATTTCTGGACATCCAGAACGGAAATACCATCCGTTATGGCGTACCAAACGGAAACCACTGGATTAAGGTAGGACTACGCGGGCAGGAAAGCAACAGCAACGGTATCGCTGCCAGGGTTGAAATTTATGGCGTGTGGGGCAAACAAATCAGGGACATCAGGGCTGGAGAAGGATTTGAATTTATGAATTCCCTGAACGCCCATTTCGGTATCGGAAGTGCAACGGCAATCGATAAATTGGTTGTTATATGGCCAAGCGGCACCGTTGATGTAATCAATAATCCTGCCATCGATGCCATGGTTACTATAAATGAAGGGGCATTCCCTTTAGCAATTACAGAAGCAGGGAACGATGCCTTTATGATTTACCCGAATCCGGCATACGACATCATCAACATCAAATCCAAATCAAGCGCAGCGATCATCAAAGCCGAAATATATGATTTGACAGGAAAAATGGTACTTAGGAAAGAATCTGTAAACAATGCCATTTCGGTGAATACACTTGCCGCAGGGACTTACATCATGAAGGTGCTTGATGTAAACGGACAGCAATACACACATAAATTTGTAAAATTCTAA
- a CDS encoding FG-GAP-like repeat-containing protein has translation MNLKHYTKRKLSAFGISCKLLVLAALFGLQGAYAQDSCANALPITAGTYTVTGIDGANVTSLCSNGTLAEWYAYTPTANYTVTVTSDLPQNICGDTNFSVYSGTCNGLSCYTEDDDSGTLVCNTQPNSGQSYLSKKTFEALAGVTYYIAWDNRYNTNGFDFQLIEAPFTPSPCYAATQITAGTITVNAIDGTNITTSCSSASLAKWYTYIPTQDYFLTITSDLPQNICKNTFFAVYKGSCLNGLTCVTSDDNSGNIACNSGNTLSNLSVKSFNVTAGTIYYIAWDNRGGADGFDFKLIESPTPCSSAIPATAGTITVDAINSTNMTTTCSTAAMAKWYAYTPAQDYFLTITSDLPQNICKDTNFNVYKGSCSGLLTCVTSDDNSGTIACNSGNTLSNLSAKSFNVTAGTTYYIAWDNKWSADGFDFQIIESPTPCTGAIPVTAGITTVNAINGTNISTSCSTASMGKWYAYVPAQDLHVTISSDLAQNICKDTNFSVYTGSCTGTLTCVSSDDNSGTIACNSGNTLSNLAKKTFDVIGGVTYYIAWDNKWSADGFDFEITESQIIVPVNFTSQTITSINSTYNICVADMNGDFLDDIVGVSTNTLKTHYQNADGTFTPVSYTVTGNSFMPGWSMAAGDLNKDGYNDLLLGSSNGLTFWKSNGTGTGYTSNTPGDYIFCQRTNFVDINNDGNLDAFSCHDIDPNVYYINDGNANMTYYQSGITPGALNLGIIMSGGNYASIWTDYDNDGDVDMFVSKCSGPPCELHRNDNGVFTDVSVQAGISYQPVTSWSSAVGDFDNDGDMDILVGKNGGVNARLFRNELDTTNDTEEAFTNVSAGSGWDSYNDYNQDYVAYDFDNDGWLDIMGAGNNIMFNQHDMSFLPTVYTNLEHGAIGDLNNDGFLDIQNNNTIRFAVPNGNHYLTVGLHGTTSNANGIAARVEIYGAWGKQIRDIRAGEGFRYMNSLNAHFGIGSATAIDKLVIRWPSGTIDVINNPSIDSRMAITEGAFPLTVTETGSDAFIIYPNPANDIINIKSKSNAAIIKVEIFDLSGKQVLRKESINSTVPVNTLSAGTYIMKILDINGNLYTHKFVKS, from the coding sequence ATGAATTTAAAACACTACACGAAAAGGAAATTATCAGCTTTCGGTATTTCCTGTAAGCTTTTGGTGCTAGCGGCCTTGTTTGGCCTTCAGGGCGCTTACGCTCAGGACAGTTGTGCCAATGCACTGCCCATTACCGCCGGTACGTACACCGTAACAGGTATAGATGGTGCCAATGTTACCTCATTGTGCTCTAACGGAACACTGGCCGAATGGTATGCTTATACGCCGACTGCCAACTACACCGTAACTGTCACTTCTGATTTGCCGCAAAATATATGCGGAGATACGAATTTCAGTGTGTACTCCGGAACATGTAACGGATTGAGCTGTTACACTGAAGACGATGATTCAGGAACCCTTGTATGCAACACACAACCAAACAGCGGCCAGAGTTATTTATCCAAAAAGACTTTCGAAGCCCTGGCCGGTGTAACTTATTACATCGCCTGGGACAACCGGTACAACACCAATGGATTCGATTTTCAATTGATCGAAGCACCGTTTACGCCGAGTCCTTGCTATGCTGCAACCCAGATAACTGCCGGGACAATAACCGTAAATGCAATTGATGGCACCAACATTACTACTTCCTGTTCATCGGCTTCGTTGGCAAAATGGTACACTTATATTCCTACGCAGGATTATTTTCTCACCATTACTTCGGATTTGCCTCAGAACATCTGCAAGAACACTTTTTTCGCCGTTTACAAAGGATCATGCCTCAACGGGCTGACTTGCGTAACCAGCGATGATAACTCTGGAAATATCGCCTGTAATTCGGGAAATACTTTGTCCAATCTTTCTGTAAAATCATTTAATGTCACCGCCGGTACGATTTATTATATAGCCTGGGACAACCGTGGAGGGGCTGATGGCTTTGATTTCAAGCTTATTGAATCTCCGACACCATGTTCCAGTGCCATTCCGGCTACTGCAGGTACTATTACGGTGGATGCCATCAACAGCACAAACATGACCACCACCTGTTCTACAGCAGCTATGGCAAAATGGTATGCCTATACACCGGCTCAGGATTATTTCCTGACTATTACTTCTGATTTGCCACAAAATATCTGTAAGGATACCAATTTCAATGTTTACAAAGGGTCATGCTCCGGACTGCTGACATGTGTAACGAGCGATGATAATTCCGGAACCATTGCCTGTAATTCCGGAAATACACTTTCGAACCTTTCTGCAAAATCATTCAATGTGACTGCAGGAACGACTTATTACATTGCCTGGGACAACAAATGGAGCGCCGATGGTTTCGATTTCCAAATCATTGAGTCGCCTACACCTTGTACCGGTGCGATACCCGTAACTGCCGGAATTACTACGGTAAATGCAATAAATGGCACCAATATCAGTACTTCGTGTTCCACCGCTTCGATGGGTAAATGGTATGCTTATGTTCCGGCTCAGGACCTGCATGTGACCATTTCATCGGATTTGGCACAGAACATCTGTAAAGATACTAACTTCAGTGTGTATACGGGCTCCTGTACAGGAACCCTTACCTGTGTTTCCAGTGATGACAACTCAGGGACAATCGCCTGTAATTCGGGAAATACGCTTTCCAATCTGGCAAAAAAGACATTTGACGTCATCGGTGGTGTTACCTATTATATCGCCTGGGATAACAAGTGGAGTGCGGATGGCTTTGATTTCGAAATTACTGAATCCCAAATCATCGTACCGGTAAATTTCACTTCACAAACTATTACCTCGATTAACAGTACCTACAACATATGTGTTGCGGATATGAATGGCGATTTCCTTGACGATATCGTAGGCGTAAGCACCAACACCCTGAAAACCCATTATCAAAATGCGGACGGGACTTTCACTCCGGTTTCCTATACCGTTACCGGAAACAGTTTTATGCCTGGCTGGAGTATGGCAGCGGGTGATTTAAACAAAGATGGTTATAACGATTTGTTGCTGGGAAGCAGTAATGGGCTTACCTTCTGGAAATCAAACGGAACAGGGACAGGTTATACCAGCAACACTCCCGGAGATTATATTTTCTGCCAAAGGACGAACTTTGTAGACATTAACAATGACGGTAACCTCGATGCATTTTCGTGCCACGATATCGACCCGAACGTATATTACATCAATGACGGAAATGCCAATATGACCTATTATCAATCCGGGATTACACCTGGCGCCCTGAATCTCGGGATAATCATGAGTGGCGGAAACTATGCATCCATCTGGACCGATTATGACAATGATGGCGACGTGGATATGTTCGTCTCAAAATGTTCCGGCCCTCCATGTGAATTGCACCGGAATGACAACGGGGTCTTTACCGATGTATCCGTTCAGGCAGGCATCAGCTATCAGCCGGTGACGAGCTGGTCTTCAGCAGTTGGTGACTTCGATAATGATGGCGATATGGACATACTCGTTGGAAAGAACGGAGGTGTAAACGCCAGGCTTTTCAGGAATGAACTTGACACGACCAATGACACTGAAGAAGCTTTTACCAATGTAAGTGCCGGATCTGGCTGGGATTCTTATAACGATTACAACCAGGATTATGTTGCCTACGATTTTGACAATGACGGATGGCTGGACATCATGGGTGCCGGCAACAACATTATGTTCAACCAGCACGACATGTCCTTCCTGCCTACAGTGTACACCAATCTGGAACATGGCGCTATCGGCGACCTGAATAATGACGGGTTCCTTGACATCCAGAATAATAATACCATCCGCTTCGCAGTCCCGAACGGTAATCATTACCTGACTGTAGGATTGCACGGAACGACAAGTAATGCTAATGGTATTGCAGCCAGGGTTGAAATTTATGGAGCCTGGGGCAAACAAATCAGGGATATCAGGGCAGGAGAAGGTTTCAGGTATATGAATTCCCTGAATGCGCATTTCGGTATCGGAAGCGCTACTGCCATTGACAAACTTGTCATCAGGTGGCCAAGCGGCACCATTGATGTCATCAACAACCCTTCAATTGACAGCAGGATGGCCATAACCGAAGGCGCTTTCCCATTGACCGTTACCGAAACAGGAAGCGATGCTTTTATTATTTATCCGAATCCTGCGAATGACATCATCAATATCAAATCAAAGTCGAATGCTGCCATCATTAAGGTTGAAATATTTGATCTTAGCGGAAAACAGGTCTTAAGGAAAGAATCGATCAACAGTACTGTTCCTGTAAACACGCTTTCCGCCGGGACTTATATCATGAAAATCCTTGATATCAATGGAAACCTTTATACACACAAATTCGTAAAATCGTAG